One window of Candidatus Mycobacterium wuenschmannii genomic DNA carries:
- a CDS encoding HNH endonuclease signature motif containing protein: MSLVASVPELVNEPGRLEVLFDEMAELAGQRNAIDGRLVEIAAEIDRDQLWGATGARSVAALMAWKMGCSTGTAHTITTVASRLPEFPRCVGALRAGRLSLDQVGVIAARAGDGSDAHYLQLARVATVAQLRTAVSLEPRPDPDPRPAPSRSIRKTTSDHSSSWRITLPHDDAAIFDAALAAHREALYAQWKQDHGQGGPVAPPMPGSIEAFLRLVETGWDTEATRRPHSAHTTVIVHVDVEARAAALHLGPLLTDAERTYLTCDATYEVWFHRDGHPIGAGRTTRTINRRLRRALEHRHPSCAVPGCGATRGLHAHHLTHWENGGPTDLTNLILVCPYHHRQHHHGDITITGPANQLTITDNDDHPLTNASLARPPTTTPPTVPPNPGPLGERAQWWWYDPYQPQPPPSNN, from the coding sequence ATGTCGTTGGTCGCGTCGGTTCCGGAGTTGGTGAATGAGCCGGGGCGTCTGGAGGTGTTGTTCGACGAGATGGCGGAGTTGGCCGGTCAGCGTAACGCCATCGATGGGCGGCTGGTGGAGATCGCCGCCGAGATCGACCGCGACCAGTTGTGGGGGGCGACCGGGGCACGCTCGGTCGCGGCGCTGATGGCCTGGAAGATGGGCTGCTCTACGGGCACCGCCCACACGATCACCACGGTGGCGTCTCGGCTGCCGGAGTTCCCCCGCTGTGTGGGCGCGCTGCGGGCGGGCCGGCTGTCGCTGGATCAGGTCGGCGTCATCGCCGCCCGCGCCGGCGACGGCTCTGATGCCCACTATCTACAGCTGGCGCGGGTTGCCACCGTCGCCCAGCTGCGCACCGCGGTCAGCCTGGAACCCCGCCCCGACCCCGACCCCCGACCTGCCCCGTCACGCTCGATCCGCAAAACCACCAGCGACCACTCGAGCAGTTGGCGGATCACCCTCCCGCACGACGACGCCGCCATCTTTGATGCGGCCCTGGCAGCGCACCGGGAAGCGCTGTACGCCCAATGGAAACAGGACCACGGCCAGGGTGGGCCCGTCGCGCCGCCGATGCCGGGCAGCATCGAGGCGTTCCTGCGCCTGGTCGAAACCGGCTGGGACACCGAAGCCACCCGCCGCCCCCACAGCGCGCACACCACCGTCATCGTGCACGTCGACGTCGAAGCCCGCGCCGCCGCACTACATCTGGGCCCACTACTGACCGACGCCGAACGCACCTACCTCACCTGCGACGCCACCTACGAAGTCTGGTTCCACCGCGACGGCCACCCCATCGGCGCCGGACGCACCACCCGCACCATCAACCGCCGGCTACGCCGCGCCCTGGAACACCGCCACCCCAGCTGCGCAGTCCCCGGCTGCGGCGCCACCCGCGGCCTCCACGCCCACCACCTCACCCACTGGGAAAACGGCGGCCCCACCGACCTGACCAACCTGATCCTGGTCTGCCCCTATCACCACCGCCAACACCACCACGGCGACATCACCATCACCGGCCCCGCCAACCAGCTCACCATCACCGACAACGACGACCACCCCCTGACCAACGCCTCCCTCGCACGACCACCCACCACCACCCCACCCACCGTCCCCCCAAACCCCGGACCCCTCGGCGAACGCGCCCAATGGTGGTGGTATGACCCCTACCAACCACAACCACCACCCAGCAACAACTAA
- a CDS encoding putative alpha/beta hydrolase, whose product MSRGLLSIFAGGNPWKVNETLQSGRPTQIGDLAQAFHSAGRSTSEADQAFNNARGHLEAWTRDGGQHPITDSAKVQRTVTSLGLQADQLPKIAVDLETIAAALAQAQGTATGYINALDARLQTLDDWIGQAEEDEQLLTQATDEDDVSDIEDDIEELQQYITDCEHEAINDTKATLQSLNQIRDQYADGLKKAKAHLWSDGLDPNSLYGLDGEARKAGDVPPSGLEASELADLNHVMNQAVVDQMAKVRAAKKALDDAMSLAYQGGAGSPQFDRLPELKKNYADALNDLGKLPNYGDIDPSSMRSSADGHFLFGYNADGQPVQVTGQLKNGSGEVFDQGRGTYYTFKDGKLVGMRTPDPGKVEATSEPLFTAVTLAVGGPEIKAGGEAAIQGFKSLLERRAIGLGGDLTAENVLGRTFQAAEARTESAQAQLAAEQTERLPASLPPGALADHPPPVAVEHPAPGPGGEPPPVEHPSIGGGAEPPPVMASPIPEFSFHDPLEYMSPELRALSEQHMTDSGEMVLGPFNPPGGGPSYIQVAEDHGASYFDIGDAWNAATPTERLAANQHALDVAIQRGDTITLSIPARMIPEDSYTAAELRYLEAHGYQRSGSNTLIPPARGGS is encoded by the coding sequence ATGAGCCGGGGCCTGCTGTCGATTTTCGCCGGGGGCAATCCCTGGAAGGTCAACGAGACGCTGCAAAGCGGTCGGCCGACGCAAATCGGAGACCTGGCGCAGGCATTCCATAGCGCAGGTCGATCAACGAGTGAAGCAGACCAGGCGTTCAACAACGCGCGCGGTCACCTCGAAGCATGGACCCGCGACGGGGGCCAGCACCCGATCACCGACTCGGCGAAGGTGCAGCGCACGGTCACGTCGCTTGGTCTGCAGGCCGACCAATTGCCGAAGATCGCAGTTGATTTGGAGACCATCGCGGCAGCACTGGCGCAGGCTCAGGGCACCGCTACCGGTTACATCAATGCTCTGGACGCGCGACTCCAGACGCTGGACGACTGGATCGGCCAAGCCGAGGAGGACGAGCAGCTTCTCACCCAAGCCACCGATGAGGACGATGTCAGCGATATCGAAGACGACATCGAAGAACTTCAGCAGTACATCACCGACTGCGAACACGAGGCCATCAACGACACCAAGGCAACACTGCAGTCGCTCAACCAGATCCGCGACCAATATGCCGACGGCCTCAAGAAGGCAAAGGCGCACCTGTGGTCGGACGGTCTCGACCCGAATTCGCTCTACGGATTGGATGGCGAAGCCCGCAAAGCCGGCGACGTTCCACCATCCGGGTTGGAGGCTTCCGAACTAGCCGACCTCAACCACGTCATGAACCAGGCCGTGGTCGATCAGATGGCCAAAGTCCGCGCAGCCAAGAAGGCGCTCGACGACGCGATGAGCTTGGCCTACCAAGGAGGCGCCGGTTCGCCGCAGTTTGACCGGCTGCCCGAGCTCAAGAAGAACTACGCCGACGCGCTCAACGATCTCGGCAAGCTGCCCAACTACGGGGACATCGACCCGTCATCGATGCGCTCGAGTGCCGATGGTCACTTCCTCTTCGGCTACAACGCCGACGGGCAGCCGGTCCAGGTCACCGGCCAACTCAAGAACGGCTCAGGGGAAGTCTTCGACCAGGGACGCGGGACCTACTACACCTTCAAGGACGGCAAGCTCGTCGGGATGCGCACGCCCGACCCCGGGAAGGTCGAAGCCACCAGCGAGCCGCTGTTCACCGCAGTCACGCTTGCCGTGGGTGGCCCTGAGATCAAGGCGGGCGGCGAGGCCGCGATCCAAGGATTCAAATCGCTCTTGGAGCGGCGCGCTATTGGTCTGGGCGGCGACCTCACTGCGGAAAACGTCCTGGGGCGGACATTCCAAGCGGCCGAGGCCCGCACCGAGTCTGCGCAGGCGCAGCTCGCCGCCGAGCAGACCGAGCGCCTACCGGCATCGTTGCCGCCCGGAGCGCTGGCTGACCATCCGCCACCCGTCGCGGTTGAACACCCCGCCCCCGGTCCCGGCGGGGAGCCCCCGCCGGTCGAGCATCCGTCCATCGGCGGCGGGGCCGAACCTCCCCCGGTGATGGCCAGTCCCATTCCGGAATTCAGTTTTCACGACCCGCTCGAATACATGAGCCCGGAGCTTCGGGCGCTATCCGAACAACACATGACCGACAGCGGCGAGATGGTCCTCGGTCCGTTCAACCCACCCGGCGGCGGACCGTCATACATCCAGGTCGCCGAGGATCACGGGGCGAGCTACTTCGATATCGGCGACGCGTGGAATGCCGCGACACCGACCGAAAGGCTGGCCGCTAATCAGCACGCACTCGACGTGGCGATTCAACGAGGCGACACAATCACGCTGTCGATTCCAGCTCGTATGATTCCCGAAGACTCTTACACCGCCGCCGAACTCAGATATCTCGAGGCCCATGGTTATCAGCGCAGTGGTTCGAATACATTGATCCCGCCGGCGCGAGGAGGCTCGTAA
- a CDS encoding DUF2563 family protein, with translation MRVDTAKLHSGAAGSFRASEHAESAANHLSGSSPVAGMFGDFGEADAFHEALAAAHTQHLNSLQSQQQHLNDVGAWAHRAGSSFTAMDEHNTSELRKL, from the coding sequence ATGCGCGTCGATACCGCCAAGCTGCATTCCGGAGCAGCGGGTTCTTTTCGCGCAAGTGAGCATGCGGAATCCGCGGCCAATCACCTGTCTGGATCGTCACCTGTCGCTGGAATGTTCGGTGACTTCGGCGAGGCCGACGCCTTCCACGAAGCACTCGCGGCGGCGCACACTCAGCATCTGAATTCGCTGCAGTCTCAGCAGCAGCACCTCAATGACGTTGGCGCGTGGGCACATCGCGCAGGCTCCTCGTTCACCGCGATGGACGAGCACAACACATCGGAGTTGCGGAAACTCTAG
- a CDS encoding ATP-binding cassette domain-containing protein — MSPTERRPQRADDGSTAKFAAADGVGVPPLTVWVGSAMYTFPVDRDVLVGRDRGCDISFQDLNPDDLSRISRVHAILRFDGGHWVVVDKSQNGIFAGGSRGQVIPIRDRLSIALGSPRGPELSFRVAPPSSSTRARTDSPATQAFRPPPPPTPPPTRAPSRPLPRTPSAPVPARLHGSATIGRAKTNTIVVEDALASRVHALLESTPAGLEIRDNNSSNGIFVNGTLVTSARLRDGDVVTIGNTDLLATGKTLVPQPVAARTSGLTAHGLALTIDGRPLLQDVSFSAKPGTLTAVIGPSGAGKSTLVKLIGGAMPRSAGLVAFDGHDVHAEYASMRSRIGMVPQDDVVHRQLTVEQALNFAAELRLPPDTTAEDRRQVVQRVLDELELAPHKDTRVDKLSGGQRKRASVAMELLTGPSLLILDEPTSGLDPALDRQVMTMLRRLADAGRVVIVVTHSLTYVGMCDQILLLAPGGKTAFADQPALVGPVLGSTDWADIFARVSTDPDGAHRAYLARHPATPRGRPSPTVGAAPLGKPPRTSSWRQVVTLVRRQTRLITSDRGYFAFLAILPFVLGVLSLAVPGSTGLGAAGATEEPIDILILLNIGAVFLGTALTVRDLVGERMIFQRERAVGLSASAYLTAKVIVFSIAALIGTAVMVAIMTIGKGTPSHGGALLGHGVASAVSELYLGLALTAITSAMVGLTLSSLARSTEQVLPMLVVSIMVSMVLAGGLIPVTGRLVLDQLSWFVPARWGFAASASTVDLNSVEVGLPADRLWRHAPAAWLQDVGMLVTLALVLGGLVRYRLRLGKRAG, encoded by the coding sequence ATGTCACCCACTGAACGCCGTCCTCAGCGCGCTGACGACGGCAGTACGGCCAAGTTCGCCGCGGCGGACGGCGTCGGCGTGCCGCCGTTGACGGTGTGGGTCGGGTCGGCGATGTACACCTTCCCGGTCGACCGCGACGTGCTCGTCGGTCGCGACCGCGGCTGCGACATCTCGTTCCAGGACCTCAACCCCGACGACCTGTCGCGGATATCGCGTGTCCACGCGATCCTGCGTTTCGACGGTGGGCATTGGGTGGTCGTCGACAAGAGTCAGAACGGGATCTTCGCCGGGGGCTCGCGAGGCCAGGTGATCCCGATTCGCGATCGGCTCAGCATCGCGCTGGGCAGCCCGCGCGGCCCCGAGTTGTCGTTCCGCGTTGCGCCGCCGTCCTCGTCCACTCGCGCCCGCACCGACAGCCCCGCGACACAGGCGTTCCGGCCGCCACCTCCACCGACGCCGCCGCCGACGCGGGCACCATCGCGCCCGTTACCCCGGACGCCGAGCGCGCCGGTACCCGCACGACTCCACGGCTCGGCGACGATCGGCCGCGCCAAGACCAACACCATCGTCGTCGAGGACGCCCTCGCCTCCCGCGTGCACGCGTTGCTGGAATCGACTCCGGCCGGGCTGGAGATTCGCGACAACAACAGCAGCAACGGCATTTTCGTCAACGGCACCCTGGTGACCAGCGCGCGACTGCGCGACGGCGACGTCGTCACGATCGGCAATACCGATCTGCTGGCCACCGGCAAAACCCTTGTCCCCCAGCCGGTGGCCGCCCGTACCAGCGGGCTGACCGCACACGGACTGGCGCTGACCATCGACGGACGCCCGCTGTTACAGGACGTTTCGTTCAGCGCCAAACCCGGGACGCTGACGGCTGTGATCGGCCCGTCCGGCGCCGGAAAGTCCACGCTGGTCAAGCTGATCGGTGGCGCGATGCCGCGCAGTGCAGGACTGGTCGCGTTCGACGGGCACGACGTGCACGCGGAATACGCCTCGATGCGCTCGCGGATCGGGATGGTGCCGCAGGACGATGTGGTGCATCGCCAGCTCACGGTGGAGCAGGCACTGAACTTCGCCGCCGAGCTGCGATTGCCTCCGGACACCACCGCCGAGGATCGGCGACAGGTCGTCCAGCGGGTGCTCGACGAGCTGGAGTTGGCCCCGCACAAGGACACTCGCGTCGACAAGCTGTCCGGCGGGCAGCGCAAGCGCGCGTCGGTCGCGATGGAACTGCTGACCGGTCCGTCGCTGCTGATTCTCGACGAGCCGACGTCAGGGCTCGATCCGGCGCTGGACCGTCAGGTGATGACGATGCTGCGCCGGCTCGCCGACGCGGGTCGGGTGGTCATCGTCGTCACGCACTCGCTGACCTACGTCGGGATGTGCGATCAGATTCTGTTGTTGGCCCCAGGCGGCAAGACGGCCTTCGCCGATCAGCCCGCGTTGGTCGGCCCGGTGCTGGGCAGCACCGACTGGGCCGACATCTTCGCGCGCGTCAGCACCGATCCCGACGGAGCGCACCGCGCCTACCTGGCGCGCCATCCCGCGACCCCGCGCGGACGGCCGTCACCGACCGTGGGCGCGGCGCCGCTGGGAAAGCCGCCGCGGACAAGTTCGTGGCGGCAGGTGGTGACGCTGGTCCGCCGCCAGACCCGGCTGATCACTTCGGACCGTGGCTATTTCGCGTTCCTGGCGATACTGCCGTTCGTCCTCGGCGTGCTGTCGCTGGCGGTGCCCGGCAGCACGGGCCTGGGGGCCGCCGGCGCGACCGAGGAACCGATCGACATCCTGATCCTGCTCAACATCGGCGCGGTGTTTCTCGGTACCGCGCTCACCGTGCGCGATCTCGTCGGCGAGCGGATGATCTTCCAGCGGGAGCGGGCGGTCGGACTGTCGGCGTCGGCCTACCTGACCGCCAAGGTCATCGTCTTCAGCATTGCGGCCCTGATCGGTACCGCGGTCATGGTCGCCATCATGACGATCGGCAAAGGGACCCCATCGCACGGCGGTGCGCTGCTGGGACACGGTGTGGCGTCGGCTGTTTCGGAGTTGTACCTGGGCCTGGCGCTGACCGCGATCACGTCGGCGATGGTGGGGCTGACGCTGTCGTCGCTGGCGCGCTCCACCGAGCAGGTGCTGCCGATGCTGGTGGTGTCGATCATGGTGTCGATGGTGTTGGCGGGCGGTCTGATTCCGGTGACCGGACGCTTGGTGCTCGACCAGCTGTCCTGGTTCGTGCCCGCGCGGTGGGGATTTGCCGCGTCGGCGTCGACCGTCGACCTGAACAGCGTCGAGGTCGGCTTGCCCGCCGACCGGCTTTGGCGCCACGCGCCCGCGGCGTGGCTGCAGGACGTCGGCATGCTGGTGACGCTGGCCCTCGTGCTGGGCGGCCTGGTGCGTTATCGGCTGCGACTCGGCAAGCGTGCGGGCTGA
- a CDS encoding L,D-transpeptidase family protein, whose translation MRRLLGFLCAAVCAAVVPMATAPKGGAVGAPWFAPLVGNATQVVSVVGTGGSNAKMDIYQRNAAGWQPVEAGIPTHIGSAGLAPEAKSGYPATPMGVYTLPFAFGTAPNPGGGLKYVQVDSNHWWNGDDGSATFNTMQVCHKAQCPFSTGASENLQIPQYKHAVVMGVNPNRQPGKGAAFFFHTTDGGATEGCVAIDDAKLVQVIQWLRPGAVIAITQ comes from the coding sequence GTGCGCCGACTGCTGGGTTTCTTGTGCGCTGCGGTGTGCGCAGCGGTTGTACCCATGGCGACAGCTCCGAAGGGGGGTGCAGTCGGCGCACCTTGGTTTGCCCCGCTGGTCGGCAACGCCACCCAGGTGGTCTCGGTGGTCGGGACCGGCGGTTCGAACGCGAAAATGGATATCTATCAACGAAATGCGGCCGGCTGGCAACCTGTCGAGGCCGGCATCCCCACCCATATCGGGTCGGCGGGCCTGGCGCCGGAAGCCAAGAGCGGTTACCCCGCAACGCCGATGGGTGTCTACACGCTGCCGTTCGCCTTCGGCACCGCGCCCAATCCCGGCGGCGGCCTGAAATACGTTCAGGTTGACTCGAATCACTGGTGGAACGGCGACGACGGCAGCGCCACCTTCAACACCATGCAGGTCTGCCATAAGGCGCAGTGCCCGTTCAGCACCGGCGCGAGCGAGAACCTGCAGATCCCGCAGTACAAGCACGCCGTCGTGATGGGCGTAAACCCGAACCGTCAGCCCGGCAAGGGCGCGGCGTTCTTCTTCCACACCACTGACGGGGGTGCCACCGAAGGCTGCGTGGCGATCGACGATGCCAAGCTGGTGCAGGTCATCCAGTGGCTACGGCCCGGTGCCGTTATCGCGATCACCCAGTAA
- a CDS encoding nuclear transport factor 2 family protein: protein MCCNDEMSSREHDAWLADVAAIERIKYRYLRGLDTKHWDDFADTLTEDVVGDYGSSMGEEHHFTNRNDLVEYMRSSLGPNVITEHRVTHPEIDVDGDEATGIWYLQDKVIVAEFDFMLIGAGFYHDRYRRTADGWRISTVGYDRTYDATLSLKALDFKVTPGIALNL, encoded by the coding sequence ATGTGCTGCAATGACGAGATGAGCTCCCGTGAACACGACGCCTGGCTCGCCGACGTCGCAGCGATCGAACGGATCAAGTACCGCTATCTGCGCGGACTGGACACCAAGCACTGGGACGATTTCGCCGACACGCTCACCGAGGACGTGGTCGGCGACTACGGGTCGTCGATGGGCGAAGAACACCACTTCACCAACCGCAACGACCTCGTCGAGTACATGCGGTCGTCGCTGGGACCGAACGTGATCACCGAACATCGCGTCACGCATCCCGAGATCGACGTCGACGGCGACGAGGCGACGGGAATCTGGTACCTGCAAGACAAGGTGATCGTGGCCGAATTCGACTTCATGCTGATCGGCGCCGGCTTTTATCACGACCGGTACCGCCGCACCGCCGACGGATGGCGGATCAGCACGGTCGGATACGACCGGACCTACGACGCCACGCTGTCGCTGAAGGCCCTGGACTTCAAGGTGACCCCGGGAATCGCGCTGAATCTCTAG
- a CDS encoding serine/threonine-protein kinase PknH/PknJ, with protein sequence MLSPGSIFAGYQIERVLGGGGMGTVYLARNADLPRGEALKVLNADLTGDHDFRARFIREAEVAAGLDHPNIVSIHQRGEFDGQLWIAMQFVDGTDANAALRAGTMTPARAVHIVGEVAKALDYAHQRGVVHRDIKPANFLLSGPVGPDERVLLGDFGIARALDDAGLTDTGSVTATVAYAAPEVLAGQPFDGRADLYSLACTLFRLLTGRAPYPTVNGAAAVVAAHLHAPPPKVTDVAPGLSAQLDQVIATAMAKDPAQRFTSARALADAATAALNEHLGSTTAPWQPAPQPDNAPPWGTGSYSATAPLGFYRPPPPPPRRRPRLAAVAAAVVTVVAAVVAVVVLNAKSRAHQSDSPPAASSTTSAAPSGPLNSAALTGLLLSPEQVAGMVGAAQLVQESFSDAVIDDSEKLLQKDCIGVMAPAQHLVYADAGWTGVRSQALRNPGEGPRMYAIIQAVISFPTVDAAKKLLADQQSQWASCSGRTLTVTFPTPPSPQLWAAGTPADMDGVMTMTQTLKDGVGMQCQRALAVRNNVAVDVSACRFDVAEQALDIVRGIAARIPG encoded by the coding sequence ATGCTGAGCCCCGGTTCGATCTTCGCCGGATACCAGATCGAACGGGTGTTGGGCGGCGGCGGGATGGGCACCGTCTACCTGGCGCGTAACGCCGACCTGCCGCGCGGCGAAGCGCTCAAAGTGCTCAACGCCGACCTGACCGGCGACCACGATTTCCGGGCCAGGTTCATCCGCGAGGCGGAAGTGGCGGCGGGACTGGATCATCCCAACATCGTGTCGATCCACCAGCGCGGCGAATTCGACGGCCAGCTCTGGATCGCCATGCAGTTCGTCGACGGCACCGACGCGAATGCCGCGCTGCGCGCCGGCACCATGACACCGGCCCGCGCGGTGCACATCGTCGGCGAGGTCGCCAAGGCCTTGGACTACGCCCACCAACGCGGCGTTGTGCACCGGGACATCAAGCCGGCAAACTTCCTGCTGTCCGGCCCGGTCGGTCCCGACGAGCGGGTGTTGTTGGGGGACTTCGGAATTGCGCGTGCCTTGGACGACGCCGGCCTCACCGACACCGGATCGGTGACGGCTACGGTGGCCTACGCGGCGCCCGAGGTGCTGGCGGGTCAGCCGTTCGACGGGCGGGCGGATCTGTATTCGTTGGCGTGCACGCTTTTTCGGCTGTTGACCGGACGGGCTCCGTACCCGACGGTCAACGGGGCCGCCGCGGTCGTGGCGGCGCACCTGCATGCCCCGCCGCCGAAGGTCACCGACGTGGCGCCCGGCCTGTCGGCACAACTGGATCAGGTGATTGCCACCGCGATGGCCAAGGACCCGGCGCAGCGATTCACATCGGCGCGCGCACTCGCCGACGCGGCCACTGCCGCGCTCAACGAGCACCTGGGTTCGACGACCGCGCCGTGGCAGCCCGCACCCCAACCCGACAACGCGCCACCGTGGGGGACTGGGTCGTACTCCGCAACGGCCCCGCTTGGTTTCTACCGGCCCCCGCCCCCTCCGCCGCGGCGCCGGCCGCGGTTGGCCGCGGTGGCGGCCGCCGTCGTCACCGTTGTCGCCGCGGTGGTTGCCGTGGTGGTGCTGAACGCGAAATCCCGCGCCCACCAAAGTGATTCGCCGCCAGCGGCAAGCTCGACGACGTCGGCGGCGCCAAGCGGTCCACTGAACAGCGCCGCGTTGACGGGCCTGTTGTTGTCGCCGGAGCAGGTCGCCGGCATGGTCGGCGCCGCCCAACTGGTCCAGGAGTCGTTTTCGGACGCGGTCATCGACGACTCGGAGAAGTTGCTGCAGAAGGACTGCATCGGTGTGATGGCCCCGGCCCAGCACCTGGTGTACGCCGACGCCGGGTGGACCGGCGTGCGGTCCCAAGCCCTGCGGAATCCGGGCGAGGGCCCACGCATGTACGCCATCATCCAGGCTGTGATCAGCTTCCCGACCGTCGACGCCGCGAAAAAGCTTCTCGCCGACCAACAGTCGCAGTGGGCGAGTTGCTCGGGCCGCACCCTGACCGTGACCTTCCCGACGCCGCCGTCGCCGCAGCTGTGGGCCGCGGGCACCCCGGCCGACATGGACGGCGTGATGACCATGACGCAGACCTTGAAGGACGGTGTCGGCATGCAGTGCCAGCGCGCGCTGGCGGTGCGCAACAACGTCGCCGTCGACGTGTCGGCGTGCCGCTTCGACGTCGCCGAGCAGGCGCTCGACATCGTGCGCGGCATCGCCGCCAGGATTCCCGGCTAG
- a CDS encoding TetR/AcrR family transcriptional regulator, with product MSISAGQKARPAVSPTRRTSSPRKRGDDTRAKIIDETVRCIVEEGFAAATAKHVAERAGVTWGVIQYHFGDRNGLLMSVVDDGVSRLLESLSATDVSALPLRERIEVVVDTAWGCYSSPTSMAAFEILRANRGGSSRRHLLEMNDAINQLGRLITEDPANDGVAEVIWATLRGVVLAQMIVGTPIDWQRERRALIEMVSHYLR from the coding sequence ATGTCTATTTCCGCAGGCCAGAAAGCCAGGCCGGCCGTGAGCCCCACACGGCGAACCAGCTCCCCGCGAAAGCGCGGCGATGACACCCGCGCGAAGATCATCGACGAGACCGTCCGCTGCATCGTCGAAGAGGGCTTCGCAGCGGCCACCGCGAAGCATGTCGCCGAACGGGCGGGTGTCACCTGGGGGGTGATCCAGTACCACTTCGGCGACCGCAACGGCCTGCTGATGTCGGTGGTCGATGACGGGGTGTCCCGACTGCTGGAGAGCCTCTCGGCGACCGACGTCAGCGCGTTGCCGCTGCGCGAGCGCATCGAGGTGGTCGTCGATACCGCGTGGGGTTGCTACAGCAGCCCGACGTCGATGGCGGCGTTCGAAATCCTGCGAGCCAACCGCGGCGGCTCGTCGAGGCGGCACCTGCTGGAGATGAACGATGCGATCAACCAGCTCGGCCGGCTGATCACCGAGGATCCGGCCAATGATGGTGTTGCCGAAGTCATTTGGGCAACGCTACGTGGGGTTGTGCTGGCGCAGATGATCGTCGGCACACCGATCGACTGGCAGCGTGAGCGGCGGGCACTCATCGAGATGGTCTCGCACTACCTGCGCTGA